In a single window of the Solea senegalensis isolate Sse05_10M linkage group LG1, IFAPA_SoseM_1, whole genome shotgun sequence genome:
- the LOC122773147 gene encoding uncharacterized protein DDB_G0271670-like, which produces MLMSFTAFLKDNEISLVKTTILSVCLFIYKYTLAVLRKSRIMDYFVSCFFLLFQLLTISDAQIEATTTAPTGCAGPPALCCPDQNLTCFRGCFCDEICILLNDCCEDYRSTCVSLITATPTRASTSNGTTASAMATLTSTVSSTTAPTATSSSRAPALVNASSTSASGMSATPANTQISNATTPTPADNGSTLSVSVVTASGTTNSNTDGNTTAASTVSAASATSQTMSDTSLTTDNSTLSHSVPTAPSTQSSNATSPSAHLSTTSGSRVSTTTAQRTTSVVVSTKETSQTSSSTSSTPTYGLRTSVSTISTATVGTALSDTSSTSSVTSPPADGSTAEVSPTTTRSNKDYQTLTVYLKAFVSSYNDKNKNLISEALCNLISQALFLQNCTDCTVVIKHIKRH; this is translated from the exons ATGTTAATGTCATTTACCGCATTTCTGAAAGACAATGAGATCAGTCTTGTCAAGACAACAATTCTCTCAGTGTGTCTgttcatatataaatacacctTGGCTGTGCTAAGAAAGAGCAGGATCATGGATTACTTTGTATCATGCTTCTTTCTCCTGTTCCAGTTGCTAACAATCAGTGATG CACAAATCGAAGCTACCACTACTGCACCAACAG gTTGTGCAGGTCCACCAGCACTGTGTTGCCCTGATCAAAACTTGACCTGTTTCAGGGGGTGTTTCTGTGATGAGATTTGCATATTATTAAACGACTGCTGTGAGGACTACAGGTCAACTTGTGTAT CTTTGATCACTGCAACCCCAACCAGAGCAAGCACATCAAATGGCACTACTGCATCAGCAATGGCAACTTTGACCTCCACAGTGTCATCAACAACAGCACCCACAGCAACAAGCAGCAGTAGAGCACCTGCGCTGGTGAATGCGAGCAGCACGTCAGCGTCCGGAATGTCTGCTACTCCAGCAAACACCCAGATAAGCAACGCAACTACACCTACGCCTGCAGATAACGGCTCCACTTTATCAGTCTCTGTAGTGACGGCTTCTGGCACAACAAACAGCAATACAGATGGGAACACAACCGCAGCATCAACAGTTTCTGCTGCTTCAGCAACCAGCCAAACAATGAGCGACACATCTTTGACCACGGATAACAGTACACTTTCACACTCTGTCCCGACAGCACCAAGCACGCAAAGCAGCAACGCAACATCTCCATCAGCGCATTTAAGCACAACTTCAGGATCTAGAGTCTCTACTACTACAGCACAAAGGACAACCTCAGTAGTGGTGTCCACTAAAGAAACCAGTCAAACAAGCAGCAGCACTTCATCAACACCCACATATGGACTGAGGACTTCAGTATCCACGATCTCTACAGCTACAG TAGGAACAGCACTGTCAGACACCAGTTCGACTAGCAGTGTCACATCTCCACCAGCAGATGGAAGCACAGCTGAGGTTTCCCCTACAACCACCAGGTCTAACAAAG ATTATCAAACACTGACTGTTTATCTAAAGGCGTTTGTCTCCTCATATAATGACAAGAACAAAAACTTGATTTCAGAGGCTTTGTGTAAC CTCATATCACAGGCTCTCTTCCTGCAGAACTGTACTGACTGCACTGTGGtgataaaacacattaaacGCCACTAA